The Dreissena polymorpha isolate Duluth1 chromosome 4, UMN_Dpol_1.0, whole genome shotgun sequence region ggttttaatgcatgtgcgtaaagtgtcatcccagattagcccgtacAGTTCGCATAGGCAaataagggacgacaatttccggcttaactggatttttgttaagaaagactttcttgaaacgaaaaatatcataaaaggggAAAGATTCGTGCCtgactacgcacatgcattaaacccctttttcacagagcacgacccattcATAAATTTGCGATTAATcggttacataacaattttaaaagaataaaacgaTGATCAAAAGGTTAAGACCTATCatagtttttattgaaaacaaccGAATGTTGTATCAAAATTATATGTAGTTCATACATCATTCATACATACATCATTTGGTTATAAATACtgtatatgtttattattgaTATAGACCTAGATGATCATATAAGATACGTGATTTCCTTTACAGAATATTAAGTACAATAAGGTAAGACTTATACCAAAGATATCCTTACGTGTAACATGGCTTGCGAAAAATAGTTTTTCTCCTGATAATCACCTTTATTATTTCTCTTTGTTATATATTGTTTGATAACCCATGAACCGTTTGGGTAGGTTTGCATGAATATATGTGCAAAAAGGTTATgcaataaaacaatgaaattgtaGATGAAATTTGGGATTTTTTATGTTGAAAATCAGATATTAGAAATTTGtaatacacccccccccccccccccaaaaaaaaaaagtatcatttgtttatatgcattagatataaatttaaatgttaatcatagctttacattttaataaaggaAAACGTTATTTTTAAAAGTTGTCTTACTTTTGTGCACAATGTTCTCCTTCGTAGAATATTTgtaaacacacacatttaaatattgGTATTATTTAAAGCACAatgaaaactataaaaaaaatcgaTCTTGCGGAAGGGGATACATATATAGACACTTTCTAATGAagaaaataatgatatttgaACTGCTTTCCCATCGGTTTTGCAATTCTTTTTTTCCAGTATTATCTGTTATAGTTTATTTTAACTGACTTTACAAAATGTCATGTTCGCCCATAAAAGGCGCGCTATTCCGAAGAAGCATACtagtttttaatattaaattgttaagGCTTTGCGTTCAATGCTGCTTTCAAAAAACATCCAAGTGAAGATGCGACGAGAATGCATGCGAACATTACAAAAAACACGACGTCTAGAAAGTTTACGACTTCTCTCCAAGAGTACTCGACGTCACCAGTAGAAGAATTATCCGACATTCTTTTTTCTGTTGTTCCCCTATGCGGTTGCACCATTCCGGACCCGTTTTGGTATGCGACATAAAAAGTTGGAGACCCATCAAATATTCTGCTTTCTGCTACGCTCCTTTGTGTCTTCGCAACCCTGGGCCCGTTCGAGTATTCGGCGTCACCAGAAGACGACTCGTCAAACCCTTTGGAGCAACATTTGCATTTAAAGCATCGCATGACGAAAACCAGAATGCGAGGAATTGCCACATCTTTATCAAACCTGTTCAATCGCAGAAGGGCCAACGCAAGGACGGTTGTCAAGGTGCTGCAAGCAGTTTGGATTATAAGGAAGATCTGAATCAGTGCTATGGAATCGGAATTTTGTGGCAAAGATGAAGAAACAATGGTAAGGAAGACAGCGAACGCCAAGAAAACCGTGATGGCGTAGCTTGCTCGTTCTCCGCTGTCAGCCGGCAATAGGAAAACACAGAAGTTCAAAATTGCTAGCGTTATTATTGGAAAGATAACAGACAACATAAAGGGCAGTGGTTTTCGTCTTAGTTTCAGGGAAAAGCTTATAATGCTGTCAACGGAGTCTTCCTCAACTTTCCAACTGGAGTCAATAACATCCCAACCAGAATTAGGTTCGTATTGGGTCAATTCGATTCCCTTCGAACCACCTATCATTGCAACCTACAAATACAGATATTGTACATGTTAACAAAGTAGTTTGTATACACTGAGATACACAAACAagatatatcaatgatttgtgtcttgttctgagaaaactgggcataatgcatgtgcgtaaagtgtcgatccagattagcctgtgcagtccgcacaggcaaatcagggacgacactttccgcttaaactagattttcggtaaaaagagacttcctttaaacggaaaataccatttaagcgaaaagtgtcgtccctgattagcctgtgcggaatgcacaggctaatctgggacgacactttacgcacatgcattatgaccagctttcacagaacaagacacatttaacaCTGTTGTAGACTCCCGAGAAATACACATTACCTCAAATCTCGAGTAACTCCAAGCCTGAAACTTCAGGTAGCAGGTCTGATCATCGAACGGAAAGTATACGATGTCCATCGAACACGTGGATTCAAAAACCTTTaattatgattaaaaaaacatgtgttcgTTTATTGGTTAACCGTTCACCTCGCATATGTATTtccaatgtaaataaacatatacatgtaaaacaaatattggTATGAGATGTGAAGGTATTTCTCTTCCAAAATTCATATGCGCAAacgtatattatttaataatgacCTGCATAGTAACACAAAGTGTATGGACTCTATGGAAGTTTATCACCTTATACTTACTTGAAAAGGAGCCCAACCGACCGCCCCGGTATAATGGTTGTAAACATTGAGGGACGGCACACCGAGCTCCTTGTAATCCAGATTGGAATTCTTCAAGGCAAGGTCAGGCTTCCATACCTCATTCTGTCCAATGATTTATCAAGAATGATTTCAAGTGAATTgtcttttattttatgttgttttttcataaagGTGCTTTTTGCGGAGAAATCTTCGCAAGTTCGGACGAGGAATTCATGTAGGATGTGTGGCAGGCCAATCATTTGCTTAAATAAAACGTGCTTTATAATTAATCCAACCGAATGGGTTTTATTGTgagaaaaaaattatgtttatgtccgcacaggctaatcacggacgacactttctgcctaaattggatttttgctaagaagagacttcatttaaacgaaaaatttcataaaagcggaaagtgtcgtccctgattagcctgtgtaaactgcataggctaatctgggatgacactttacgcgcatgcattaggcccagttttctcagaacgcaactcatatgcTTATACAGTTCACGACTGAAAGATCTGTGTTGTTGAGCTATGAATTCTGATGAAAGCGCTAAATTACGCTAATTCgtaaatttaataaatgtatttagaaTGATTTatccaataaatattttttgtttacctgTGGCCAAAAGGCGAACTCAATATTTGCATGATCGACCGGAGTCCATCTTAGATAACTGTCATTCCACTGGAGCACAAGGAATGCCGTTGTTTTTATCGTTTCAGTGGATTCTTTCAGCTCATTAATGGCCAGGAGATAAAGATCCACGGTTATTTCTGTGAAGAAACAAATCAAATAAGGATGATTATGTCGTAAACGCGACCAAATTGTTGGTCGCCACTTTTCGGGAGAAGACAAACAGCAACATAATGCATTAATAGTTATTATAAAAACGAGTGATGTTGTATGGTTGATAGTGCCGTACAGGTCAGTAAGAGCTCACTATTATTCTAAAGACGTCTAGCGGACAGAGGTTGTAACTACCATGAGCGTCTGAAGCAGACAGCTAACTGAATGAAAAACGTAGCAGGGGATGTGATTGGGGGAAACTTGATGAAAAGAAAGCTAAAGTGCCACAGGGACAGTGGAAAAGGGGAGCAGCATGTCTTAGCTATTATGCAGATACCGGTTAACCGCTGTATCAcgttaaagtggccttttcacagattttgaagtttgtcattaaatgctttatattgataaatgtaaacattggatcttaaaagctccagttaaaaatcaagaataaaataaaaaaagtagccgttaacagggctcgaaccagtgacccccggagtcctggagttagtctgaagtaaaaatgcattagccgtctcggctattccgccgggtattaacagtattttataagTAATTTTCGTAGTTTCTTAAATTTAAACgttaacaacagaactctccaaattattcaatcgtttcgcgttgcaaccctttataatttttaggttttcaaatcgtgaAAGGATACataataatggctatattggactatggtaaatgttcagtaatac contains the following coding sequences:
- the LOC127879040 gene encoding neuronal acetylcholine receptor subunit alpha-6-like, which codes for MDIVYFPFDDQTCYLKFQAWSYSRFEVAMIGGSKGIELTQYEPNSGWDVIDSSWKVEEDSVDSIISFSLKLRRKPLPFMLSVIFPIITLAILNFCVFLLPADSGERASYAITVFLAFAVFLTIVSSSLPQNSDSIALIQIFLIIQTACSTLTTVLALALLRLNRFDKDVAIPRILVFVMRCFKCKCCSKGFDESSSGDAEYSNGPRVAKTQRSVAESRIFDGSPTFYVAYQNGSGMVQPHRGTTEKRMSDNSSTGDVEYSWREVVNFLDVVFFVMFACILVASSLGCFLKAALNAKP